In Longimicrobium terrae, one DNA window encodes the following:
- a CDS encoding glycosyltransferase: MDMVIHDPPPGVPLWMWIIAILPWIVLAMAAFNVVAWPRGRRDGRMPGRVSVLIPARDEAERIEACVRGALANAPDEVIVYDDGSTDGTAAIVARLAEEDGRVRLMSGGPLPAGWVGKPHACHHLANAATGDVLVYMDADTVAEPECLARMGSLFDRMRADVVTAGTRQVTGTFAERLIIPLLHLTYLAWLPLPLVWRSRDPRFLVANGQLLAVRRAAYAAAGGWSAVRAEVVDDMAFCRRVKESGGRVVFADGHRMARCRMYRDGGEVVRGFSKNLYEGVGGRPVGLVGFALVHAAMFLLPYVAMVAGLVMVARAVPHVDHRGVHLVLTGALGVAANVMLRLLLAIRFRQPWESVLLHPFAVLGLIGIAINSARWSGRGEIRWRGRTYGARAARVAGSGSAAE, from the coding sequence ATGGACATGGTCATCCACGATCCGCCACCGGGCGTACCGCTGTGGATGTGGATCATCGCCATCCTGCCGTGGATTGTTCTGGCGATGGCGGCTTTCAACGTGGTGGCGTGGCCGCGCGGGCGGCGGGACGGGCGGATGCCGGGGCGCGTTTCCGTTCTGATCCCCGCGCGGGATGAGGCGGAGCGCATTGAGGCGTGCGTGCGCGGCGCCCTGGCCAACGCGCCGGACGAGGTGATCGTCTACGACGACGGCTCGACGGACGGGACCGCGGCGATCGTCGCGCGGTTGGCGGAAGAGGACGGGCGCGTGCGGTTGATGAGCGGCGGCCCGCTCCCGGCGGGATGGGTGGGAAAGCCGCACGCCTGCCATCACCTGGCGAACGCGGCGACCGGCGACGTGCTCGTCTACATGGACGCGGACACGGTGGCGGAACCGGAGTGCCTGGCGCGCATGGGTTCGCTGTTCGACCGGATGCGCGCGGACGTGGTGACGGCGGGAACGCGGCAGGTGACGGGGACGTTCGCGGAACGGCTGATCATCCCCCTGCTGCACCTGACGTACCTGGCGTGGCTGCCGCTGCCGCTGGTGTGGCGCTCGCGCGATCCGCGCTTCCTTGTCGCCAACGGACAGCTTCTGGCCGTCCGTCGCGCCGCGTACGCCGCCGCGGGCGGATGGTCCGCCGTGCGCGCGGAGGTGGTGGACGACATGGCCTTCTGCCGGCGGGTGAAGGAAAGCGGCGGGCGCGTGGTGTTCGCGGACGGGCACCGGATGGCGCGGTGCCGCATGTACCGCGACGGCGGCGAGGTGGTGCGCGGGTTCAGTAAGAACCTGTACGAGGGCGTAGGCGGGCGTCCGGTTGGACTGGTGGGATTCGCGCTGGTGCACGCCGCCATGTTTCTGCTGCCGTACGTCGCGATGGTGGCTGGATTGGTGATGGTGGCCCGCGCGGTTCCGCACGTGGATCACCGCGGCGTACACCTCGTGCTGACCGGCGCGCTGGGCGTGGCGGCGAACGTGATGCTGCGGCTGCTGCTCGCGATCCGTTTCCGCCAGCCGTGGGAGAGCGTGCTGCTGCATCCGTTCGCCGTGCTGGGGCTGATCGGGATCGCCATCAACTCGGCGCGGTGGAGCGGGCGCGGGGAGATCCGGTGGCGCGGGCGGACGTACGGGGCGCGGGCGGCGCGCGTGGCGGGAAGTGGAAGCGCGGCGGAGTAG
- a CDS encoding lysophospholipid acyltransferase family protein, producing the protein MPSPAPNPAPASLRSAWFLALARRYVRRRIARGLDGLYVAGLDAAREAARRGPVILAANHVGWWDSFLVIALDEALNTEGYALMDAESVRRLPFFARLGALPLDRSGGARARAGLRAGADRLDRPGRALWVFPQGRHRPAHLRPLGFEPGIRLLARWVPSSTVVPISIQYAWGDQPGPAAYARLGAPVSASGLDLDALEAEIIDGLARIDGAVDRGEPGFIPLIAGRTASPEGGWGARLLGGREAAHD; encoded by the coding sequence TTGCCTTCTCCCGCTCCCAACCCAGCCCCCGCCTCCCTCCGCTCCGCGTGGTTCCTCGCGCTGGCGCGGCGCTACGTGCGCCGGCGCATCGCGCGGGGGCTGGACGGGCTGTACGTGGCGGGATTGGATGCGGCGCGCGAGGCGGCGCGGCGCGGGCCCGTCATCCTGGCCGCCAACCACGTGGGGTGGTGGGATTCGTTTCTTGTCATTGCGCTGGACGAGGCGCTGAACACGGAAGGCTACGCGCTGATGGATGCGGAAAGCGTGCGGCGGCTGCCGTTCTTTGCCCGCCTCGGCGCGTTGCCGCTCGACCGGAGCGGTGGCGCACGTGCCCGCGCCGGCCTGCGCGCCGGGGCGGACCGGCTGGACCGCCCCGGCCGCGCGCTCTGGGTTTTTCCGCAGGGCCGCCACCGCCCCGCGCACCTGCGCCCGCTCGGCTTCGAGCCCGGCATCCGGCTGCTGGCGCGATGGGTACCGTCCTCCACCGTCGTCCCCATCTCCATCCAGTACGCCTGGGGCGACCAGCCCGGCCCCGCGGCCTACGCCCGTCTCGGCGCGCCGGTGTCGGCTTCCGGGCTGGATCTGGACGCGCTGGAGGCGGAGATCATCGACGGGCTGGCGCGCATCGATGGAGCGGTGGACCGGGGTGAGCCGGGGTTCATCCCCCTGATTGCGGGGCGCACGGCCTCACCGGAGGGCGGCTGGGGCGCGCGGCTGCTGGGCGGAAGGGAGGCGGCGCATGACTGA
- a CDS encoding phytoene desaturase family protein — MTDVLVVGSGMGGLSAAIALAARGLSVQILEAGPRPGGKMGIAVIDGVEVDTGPSVLTLPDTLDRTLRLAGSSLADELTLPEPEPGFRYLYPDGVALDVHSRPERTLQSVEQTLGRVAADEFAAFLAYAGRIWDAAAPHFVHGHAPSVGSLVRGGLGSLALLPRIDPLHTMWGAIRARVRDPHLRWLLARYATYNGSDVRRAPATLHCIAHVELSLGGFGVEGGMYEIVRALVRAAERLGVRMECGARVDGLIVRDGRVRGARTADGREWSADAVVGNADAAHVLGDLLPPPSRPRRGAVPPSTSGWTGILRARRRSGVDARVAHTVLFPREYLEEFADMFDRGRPPIDPTVYLCAQEACHGRAGWTEEEPVFVMANAPAEPPGGSSAATWDTLRATVLRRLDAAGLRAEGDDLVWERTPTALAAQFAGSRGAIYGAASNSALAAFRRPANRVPGVRGLYLASGSAHPGGGVPLCVLSGHAAAAALLADRGRG; from the coding sequence ATGACTGACGTCCTGGTCGTCGGCTCCGGCATGGGCGGCCTGTCCGCCGCGATCGCGCTCGCCGCGCGTGGGTTGTCTGTCCAGATTCTGGAGGCCGGGCCGCGTCCCGGCGGCAAGATGGGGATCGCCGTCATCGATGGCGTGGAGGTGGATACGGGGCCCAGCGTGCTCACCCTTCCCGACACCCTCGACCGCACGCTTCGCCTCGCCGGATCGTCGCTGGCGGACGAACTGACGCTGCCCGAGCCGGAGCCGGGCTTCCGTTATCTGTATCCCGACGGTGTGGCGCTGGACGTCCATTCGCGGCCCGAACGCACGCTGCAGTCCGTGGAGCAGACGCTGGGCCGGGTGGCGGCGGACGAGTTTGCGGCGTTTCTGGCCTATGCGGGGCGCATCTGGGACGCGGCGGCTCCGCACTTTGTCCACGGTCACGCGCCGTCTGTCGGATCGCTCGTCCGTGGCGGATTGGGATCGCTCGCGCTCCTGCCCCGTATCGATCCGCTGCACACCATGTGGGGCGCCATCCGCGCGCGCGTCCGCGATCCGCACCTGCGCTGGCTGCTGGCGCGGTACGCGACGTACAACGGGTCGGACGTGCGGCGCGCGCCCGCGACGCTGCACTGCATCGCCCACGTGGAGCTTTCCCTTGGCGGATTCGGTGTGGAGGGCGGGATGTACGAGATCGTCCGCGCGCTGGTACGCGCGGCGGAGCGGCTGGGCGTGCGGATGGAATGCGGCGCGCGCGTGGACGGATTGATCGTCCGCGACGGGCGGGTTCGCGGCGCGCGCACGGCGGACGGGCGCGAGTGGTCGGCGGACGCGGTGGTCGGCAACGCGGATGCGGCGCACGTGCTGGGCGATCTTCTTCCGCCACCGTCGCGGCCCCGGCGGGGCGCGGTGCCGCCTTCCACCTCCGGATGGACCGGCATTCTGCGCGCGCGGCGGCGGAGCGGGGTTGACGCGCGCGTGGCGCATACCGTCCTTTTCCCGCGCGAGTACCTGGAGGAGTTCGCCGACATGTTCGACCGCGGGCGTCCTCCCATCGACCCAACGGTCTATCTCTGCGCGCAGGAGGCGTGTCACGGGCGCGCGGGATGGACGGAGGAGGAGCCCGTCTTTGTGATGGCGAACGCGCCCGCGGAGCCGCCCGGGGGATCATCTGCCGCCACGTGGGATACACTGCGTGCGACCGTGCTGCGCCGGCTGGACGCGGCGGGCCTTCGCGCGGAGGGCGACGACCTGGTGTGGGAGCGCACGCCGACGGCCCTCGCCGCGCAGTTCGCGGGGAGCCGCGGGGCCATCTACGGCGCCGCGAGCAACTCGGCGCTGGCCGCGTTCCGGCGCCCGGCCAACCGTGTGCCCGGCGTGCGCGGGCTGTACCTTGCGTCTGGGAGCGCCCATCCGGGTGGCGGCGTGCCGCTGTGCGTACTTTCCGGCCACGCCGCGGCCGCCGCACTCCTGGCGGACCGCGGACGGGGCTGA
- a CDS encoding DUF3085 domain-containing protein, with protein MEGKFEFEGAEVRALVEESRGAKERVMTEAQRLIAAGVDLGGDPAEWDGEVDHPGTGAPAGLWLMNDRGVYLRSNAGKRAAESVAHAAGYRSESAVGGEPICEFIDAAQLDPVREGDTLVITLTEQKVRMSLRRPG; from the coding sequence ATGGAAGGGAAGTTCGAGTTCGAGGGGGCGGAGGTGCGCGCGCTGGTGGAGGAGTCGCGCGGCGCCAAGGAGCGGGTGATGACGGAGGCGCAGCGGCTGATCGCGGCCGGCGTGGACCTCGGCGGCGATCCCGCGGAGTGGGACGGCGAGGTGGACCACCCCGGCACCGGCGCCCCCGCCGGGCTCTGGCTGATGAACGACCGCGGCGTGTATCTGCGCAGCAACGCCGGCAAGCGCGCGGCGGAAAGCGTGGCGCACGCGGCCGGCTATCGCAGCGAGAGCGCCGTGGGCGGCGAGCCCATCTGCGAGTTCATCGATGCCGCGCAGCTGGATCCGGTGCGCGAGGGCGACACGCTGGTCATCACCCTCACCGAGCAGAAGGTGCGCATGTCCCTTCGCCGCCCCGGCTGA